One window of Triplophysa rosa linkage group LG10, Trosa_1v2, whole genome shotgun sequence genomic DNA carries:
- the colec11 gene encoding collectin-11 isoform X2 encodes MVGEKLLACMLVNWLSLTLMRSVYGQHIPEEPCSVQILVPGLKGEPGEKGDKGAPGRPGRLGPPGETGPPGLKGHKGGMGRYGKMGPPGFKGLKGDMGDSGPKGPNGEPGVPCECAPLRKIIGEIDIQVAQLTNELKFIKNAVAGIKETDSKVYLLVKEEKRYREAELFCQGRGGHLAMPKDAASNRAIAGYITDAGLSRTYIGMNDLEREGHFVYVERSPMTTFSRWREGEPNNAYDDEDCVEMVSSGEWVDVACHLTMYFVCEFDKDTV; translated from the exons ATGGTCGGAGAAAAGCTGCTGGCTTGCATGTTGGTCAATTGGTTAAGCCTGACGCTAATGAGGTCAGTTTACGGTCAGCACATACCAGAAGAACCATGCTCTGTCCAGATCCTTGTTCCTGGACTCAAAG GTGAACCTGGAGAGAAGGGGGATAAAGGAGCACCTGGCAGACCTGGGAGACTTGGGCCACCTGGAGAGACAG gtCCCCCTGGACTCAAAGGTCACAAAGGTGGCATGGGACGTTATGGGAAGATGGGTCCACCTGGATTCAAAG GATTAAAAGGCGATATGGGAGATTCAGGACCAAAGGGCCCAAATGGGGAGCCAG GGGTCCCCTGCGAGTGCGCACCCTTACGGAAAATTATCGGCGAAATAGACATTCAAGTGGCACAATTAACCAACGAGCTGAAGTTCATTAAAAATG CTGTCGCTGGCATCAAAGAGACAGACAGCAAGGTCTATCTGCTGGTGAAAGAAGAGAAACGCTACAGGGAGGCTGAGTTGTTTTGTCAGGGGCGCGGCGGACACCTGGCCATGCCCAAGGATGCAGCTTCCAACAGAGCCATTGCTGGTTACATCACCGACGCCGGCCTTAGCAGAACATATATCGGCATGAACGACCTGGAGCGAGAAGGCCACTTCGTGTACGTGGAGCGATCGCCCATGACAACTTTCAGCAGGTGGAGGGAGGGGGAGCCTAACAACGCTTATGATGATGAGGACTGTGTTGAGATGGTTTCATCGGGCGAGTGGGTTGACGTCGCTTGTCACCTCACCATGTACTTTGTGTGTGAGTTCGACAAGGACACTGTATGA
- the colec11 gene encoding collectin-11 isoform X1 has translation MVGEKLLACMLVNWLSLTLMRSVYGQHIPEEPCSVQILVPGLKGEPGEKGDKGAPGRPGRLGPPGETGPPGLKGHKGGMGRYGKMGPPGFKGLKGDMGDSGPKGPNGEPGVPCECAPLRKIIGEIDIQVAQLTNELKFIKNALPSPAAVAGIKETDSKVYLLVKEEKRYREAELFCQGRGGHLAMPKDAASNRAIAGYITDAGLSRTYIGMNDLEREGHFVYVERSPMTTFSRWREGEPNNAYDDEDCVEMVSSGEWVDVACHLTMYFVCEFDKDTV, from the exons ATGGTCGGAGAAAAGCTGCTGGCTTGCATGTTGGTCAATTGGTTAAGCCTGACGCTAATGAGGTCAGTTTACGGTCAGCACATACCAGAAGAACCATGCTCTGTCCAGATCCTTGTTCCTGGACTCAAAG GTGAACCTGGAGAGAAGGGGGATAAAGGAGCACCTGGCAGACCTGGGAGACTTGGGCCACCTGGAGAGACAG gtCCCCCTGGACTCAAAGGTCACAAAGGTGGCATGGGACGTTATGGGAAGATGGGTCCACCTGGATTCAAAG GATTAAAAGGCGATATGGGAGATTCAGGACCAAAGGGCCCAAATGGGGAGCCAG GGGTCCCCTGCGAGTGCGCACCCTTACGGAAAATTATCGGCGAAATAGACATTCAAGTGGCACAATTAACCAACGAGCTGAAGTTCATTAAAAATG CACTGCCCTCCCCCGCAGCTGTCGCTGGCATCAAAGAGACAGACAGCAAGGTCTATCTGCTGGTGAAAGAAGAGAAACGCTACAGGGAGGCTGAGTTGTTTTGTCAGGGGCGCGGCGGACACCTGGCCATGCCCAAGGATGCAGCTTCCAACAGAGCCATTGCTGGTTACATCACCGACGCCGGCCTTAGCAGAACATATATCGGCATGAACGACCTGGAGCGAGAAGGCCACTTCGTGTACGTGGAGCGATCGCCCATGACAACTTTCAGCAGGTGGAGGGAGGGGGAGCCTAACAACGCTTATGATGATGAGGACTGTGTTGAGATGGTTTCATCGGGCGAGTGGGTTGACGTCGCTTGTCACCTCACCATGTACTTTGTGTGTGAGTTCGACAAGGACACTGTATGA